A genomic stretch from Cellulomonas sp. KRMCY2 includes:
- a CDS encoding DUF2199 domain-containing protein translates to MRLWSRGRRRCPCCGAALHVADRHERFTLPDPALEPGPWHDAEDWWMNDGDARTSVFMQVPGLGSFVRALLPVQLGRSHKLTFGVWIGVTPDDLKRASEVWWEPEYAELVIDGRLANALPPDIEVGAPVRLVVRDPEHTPYCDSSTDPRLQSLLTSTWAAVDGDPVRPVG, encoded by the coding sequence ATGAGGCTCTGGTCGCGGGGGCGGCGGCGGTGCCCGTGCTGCGGCGCCGCGCTCCATGTCGCGGACCGGCACGAGCGCTTCACGCTGCCCGATCCGGCCCTCGAACCCGGACCGTGGCATGACGCCGAAGACTGGTGGATGAACGACGGGGACGCCCGTACTTCCGTCTTCATGCAGGTGCCGGGCTTAGGTTCTTTCGTTCGAGCGCTCCTCCCAGTGCAGTTGGGACGCTCGCACAAGCTGACGTTCGGCGTATGGATAGGTGTCACGCCCGACGACCTGAAGCGCGCTTCCGAGGTGTGGTGGGAGCCGGAGTACGCCGAGCTGGTCATCGATGGGAGGCTCGCCAATGCACTGCCGCCGGACATAGAGGTCGGGGCACCGGTCCGCCTGGTCGTGCGCGATCCCGAGCACACTCCCTACTGCGACTCAAGCACAGACCCACGCTTGCAGTCGCTGCTGACCTCGACCTGGGCCGCGGTTGACGGGGATCCGGTGCGTCCGGTCGGGTAA
- a CDS encoding VanZ family protein, protein MQYFRMIYAAPLFAVALVAGVFAVAGTRWGIARGHERRVAASTAMIAAGMSAAAVITAAITLPSAGAAAPDRYLSLNVLTEIGQQAADAAHSSTAAAQLLINLLLLSWLGALLPLLIPRLKVPSTTAIVVAASLFIESMQYWMNDGRAATLSDVVLNSLGGLASAVVGVNVLRPRLARWREPEGAGEERSVPTSSTQSRSRSSSSHQN, encoded by the coding sequence ATGCAGTACTTTCGAATGATCTACGCAGCGCCTCTCTTCGCGGTTGCGCTTGTCGCTGGCGTGTTTGCAGTCGCTGGCACCCGATGGGGCATCGCGCGAGGTCACGAGCGGCGCGTCGCGGCAAGCACCGCGATGATCGCTGCGGGAATGTCGGCCGCCGCAGTGATCACAGCTGCGATCACCTTGCCCAGCGCGGGCGCGGCGGCACCGGACCGGTATCTCAGTCTCAATGTTCTGACCGAAATCGGCCAACAGGCCGCGGACGCCGCTCATTCGTCCACGGCGGCCGCCCAGCTGCTCATCAATCTCTTGCTCCTAAGTTGGCTTGGCGCTCTTTTACCGCTCCTTATCCCGCGCCTGAAGGTACCTTCCACCACAGCAATCGTCGTGGCTGCGTCATTGTTTATCGAGTCCATGCAGTACTGGATGAATGACGGTCGCGCTGCAACGCTCTCTGACGTCGTCTTGAACAGCCTTGGTGGCCTGGCCAGTGCCGTCGTAGGAGTGAACGTCCTGCGCCCTCGGCTGGCGCGTTGGCGCGAACCCGAGGGCGCAGGCGAGGAGCGATCAGTGCCTACCAGTAGTACACAGTCCCGTTCACGGTCTTCCAGTTCTCATCAAAACTGA
- a CDS encoding HEPN domain-containing protein yields MESAGEMQLSYGARAKTMANDPLNLDEAAEWAGIWWLPDDPDERIAGVLRYEPETGLALSLIGAFEDRIMSSLSPGVVAVHEGTLTWEVIHGAAEQREITLLGCVPTRTRRTIGARVKSPDRQIVKATTALIGAHVRGQGEAAFSAAEVSVEDLELWAASSVFEGSWGTTGGKPDGSGRISVKPVGSESVTVDGTEFRLTHRRTLPFLDQLKGGTVGRMRDTVFVRVVPSQPFSLTVALEAAGSVQDLIALATHQAAGVIWLRLELAEIGAASPADRPALHRSVDVLYAPPALGKHDAKAVEHHRVFFTCESIPFETIVPRWGEARGRLRAATNMIMGLRYAPARYIESNLLTAVGAAEVLHRGLGIDEGPFPPDVFDTMRGAMLAQVPEEHRDRLKGSIRNEPTLRDRLLALAARPDQEAIGLLMPDVDRWARRTTRARNDLAHEGTTPGHSFEELFAVVEVTTAVVILNVMQELGLPAERQRAIVQEHPQLRATARAAREWLVSPGSGA; encoded by the coding sequence GTGGAGTCCGCTGGCGAAATGCAGCTGTCCTACGGTGCAAGGGCGAAAACCATGGCGAATGATCCGCTGAACCTCGACGAGGCCGCCGAGTGGGCCGGCATCTGGTGGCTGCCGGACGATCCTGACGAGCGGATCGCAGGCGTGCTCCGCTACGAGCCGGAGACCGGCTTGGCGCTTTCGCTGATCGGCGCGTTCGAGGACCGCATCATGTCGAGCCTTTCGCCTGGCGTCGTCGCGGTCCACGAAGGGACCCTGACGTGGGAGGTGATCCACGGTGCGGCGGAGCAGCGCGAGATCACCCTCCTCGGCTGCGTACCAACTCGCACCAGGCGAACCATCGGTGCGCGAGTAAAGAGCCCGGACAGACAGATCGTGAAGGCGACGACGGCGTTGATCGGGGCGCACGTCAGGGGGCAGGGCGAGGCAGCGTTCTCCGCAGCCGAGGTGTCCGTGGAAGACCTTGAGCTCTGGGCGGCCTCATCGGTCTTCGAGGGCTCGTGGGGAACCACCGGAGGCAAGCCGGACGGAAGCGGACGCATCTCCGTGAAGCCGGTGGGCTCCGAGTCAGTCACGGTCGACGGCACCGAGTTCCGCCTCACGCACCGACGCACGCTGCCGTTTCTCGATCAACTCAAGGGCGGCACGGTAGGGCGCATGCGCGACACCGTGTTCGTGAGGGTTGTCCCCTCACAGCCGTTCTCGTTGACGGTCGCACTGGAGGCCGCAGGGTCCGTACAGGACCTGATCGCGCTGGCCACACACCAGGCCGCCGGCGTGATCTGGCTTCGACTCGAGCTGGCGGAGATCGGCGCAGCGTCGCCCGCCGACCGTCCTGCCCTGCACCGGAGCGTTGACGTGCTCTACGCGCCCCCAGCGCTCGGCAAGCACGATGCCAAGGCCGTCGAGCACCACCGTGTCTTCTTCACGTGCGAATCAATACCGTTCGAGACGATCGTCCCCCGCTGGGGCGAAGCGCGTGGGCGGTTGCGGGCGGCAACTAACATGATCATGGGTCTCCGATACGCACCCGCGCGCTACATCGAGAGCAATCTTCTGACCGCCGTCGGTGCCGCCGAGGTACTACATCGCGGGCTCGGCATCGATGAAGGGCCGTTTCCCCCGGACGTCTTCGATACCATGCGTGGCGCGATGCTTGCGCAGGTCCCTGAAGAGCACCGGGACAGGCTTAAGGGATCAATCCGCAATGAACCGACGCTTCGGGACCGGCTCCTCGCGCTTGCCGCCCGTCCCGACCAGGAGGCCATCGGTTTGCTCATGCCGGATGTGGACAGGTGGGCGCGACGCACGACACGAGCGCGCAATGACCTCGCGCATGAGGGCACGACGCCTGGTCACTCCTTCGAAGAGCTGTTCGCCGTCGTGGAGGTGACCACAGCCGTCGTCATCCTCAACGTCATGCAGGAGCTCGGGCTACCCGCAGAGCGACAGCGCGCCATCGTGCAGGAGCATCCTCAACTCAGGGCAACGGCCCGGGCCGCGCGCGAGTGGCTGGTCTCTCCTGGGTCCGGGGCTTAG
- the ychF gene encoding redox-regulated ATPase YchF → MALTIGIVGLPNVGKSTLFNALTCNQVLAANYPFATIEPNIGVVPLPDPRLQILGNLFSSERLVPAVVSFVDIAGIVRGASEGEGLGNKFLANIREADAICQVIRSFVDDDVVHVEGRVDPADDIETVNTELVLADLQTVEKALPRIEKEVRGKKTDAAVLVAAQQAQIVLAEGSTLFAAQDRLAKAGVEPAALRELQLLTTKPFIYVFNTDDAGLADEAMKTQMRDLVAPADAIFLDAKLEAELTELEPEDAAEMLAESGQTEPGLAQLAHVGFHTLGLQTYLTAGPKEARAWTIRQGWTAPQAAGVIHTDFERGFIKAEVISFEDLVETGSIAAARAAGKARIEGKDYVMADGDVVEFRFQVTSGNQK, encoded by the coding sequence GTGGCACTCACCATCGGCATCGTCGGCCTGCCCAACGTCGGCAAGTCCACCCTCTTCAACGCACTGACCTGCAACCAGGTGCTCGCCGCGAACTATCCGTTCGCGACGATCGAGCCCAACATCGGCGTCGTGCCCCTTCCGGACCCCCGCCTCCAGATCCTCGGGAACCTCTTCAGCTCGGAGCGGCTCGTGCCCGCCGTGGTCTCCTTCGTCGACATCGCCGGCATCGTGCGCGGTGCGAGCGAGGGGGAGGGGCTCGGCAACAAGTTCCTCGCTAACATCCGTGAGGCAGACGCGATCTGCCAGGTCATCCGGTCTTTCGTGGACGACGACGTCGTGCACGTCGAGGGCCGCGTCGACCCGGCGGACGACATCGAGACGGTCAACACCGAGCTCGTCCTGGCTGACCTGCAGACGGTCGAGAAGGCCCTGCCGCGGATCGAGAAGGAGGTCCGCGGCAAGAAGACCGACGCGGCCGTCCTGGTAGCCGCGCAGCAGGCGCAGATCGTCCTTGCCGAGGGCTCGACCCTCTTCGCGGCGCAGGACCGTCTGGCCAAGGCGGGTGTCGAGCCGGCCGCCCTGCGAGAGCTCCAGCTCCTGACGACCAAGCCGTTCATCTACGTCTTCAACACCGACGACGCGGGCCTGGCCGACGAGGCGATGAAGACGCAGATGCGCGACCTGGTGGCTCCTGCCGATGCGATCTTCCTCGACGCCAAGCTCGAGGCGGAGCTCACCGAGCTCGAGCCGGAGGACGCTGCGGAGATGCTCGCCGAGTCGGGCCAGACCGAGCCCGGGCTCGCGCAGCTCGCGCACGTCGGCTTCCACACCCTGGGTCTGCAGACCTACCTCACGGCCGGCCCGAAGGAGGCCCGCGCGTGGACCATCCGCCAGGGCTGGACCGCACCCCAGGCCGCGGGCGTGATCCACACCGACTTCGAGCGCGGCTTCATCAAGGCCGAGGTGATCAGCTTCGAGGACCTCGTCGAGACCGGCTCGATCGCCGCAGCCCGTGCGGCAGGCAAGGCGCGCATCGAGGGCAAGGACTACGTCATGGCCGACGGCGACGTCGTGGAGTTCCGGTTCCAAGTAACATCTGGCAACCAGAAGTAG
- a CDS encoding DUF4214 domain-containing protein gives MRLRRCAFLTVVAFVAGGAVAIAPPAVAVSSSVADLLRAVPVEAENTTTYDRAYFEHWIDADGNGCDTRQEVLVAESTVPVVRSGTCTVTSGRWESWYDGGVWTVPGDVDIDHMVPLSEAWDSGANAWTAEQRRDYANDLTIGASLVAVTDNINQSKGEKDPAQWLPPSSGATCRYISDWVVVKYRWNLTADQAEVDALNTLLAGPCAGATAEVPPRASTPSSTAAIAAYVTKVYRDLFDRDPDPAGLAGWTTALAQGTAYGEVANGITYSREFRASLIRSSYQRYLGREPDAAGLEGWLQEMDRGLHIEQMQAGFIASPEFYAKAGSDPRQWVIDLYATVLDRAPAEAEITYWVERLANGANRWTVAIGFLYSTEHLTSVVDGYYLDLLRRNIDPSGTITWVGAIQSGARDEQIIASIVSSAEYRGNV, from the coding sequence ATGCGTCTGCGTCGCTGCGCGTTCCTGACCGTGGTTGCCTTCGTCGCGGGTGGTGCGGTGGCGATCGCCCCGCCGGCGGTCGCGGTGAGCTCGTCGGTCGCCGACCTGCTGCGGGCGGTGCCGGTCGAGGCTGAGAACACCACCACCTACGACCGCGCCTACTTCGAGCACTGGATCGACGCCGACGGCAACGGGTGCGATACCCGCCAGGAGGTGCTGGTCGCCGAGTCCACGGTGCCGGTCGTCCGCTCGGGCACCTGCACGGTGACCTCGGGCCGTTGGGAGTCCTGGTACGACGGTGGAGTGTGGACGGTTCCAGGCGATGTCGACATCGACCACATGGTGCCGTTGTCGGAGGCGTGGGACTCCGGTGCGAACGCCTGGACCGCCGAGCAGCGGCGCGACTACGCCAACGACCTGACCATCGGCGCCTCGCTGGTGGCGGTCACCGACAACATCAACCAATCCAAGGGCGAGAAGGACCCGGCCCAGTGGCTGCCCCCGAGCAGCGGAGCCACGTGCCGGTACATCAGCGACTGGGTCGTGGTGAAGTACCGGTGGAACCTGACCGCCGACCAGGCCGAGGTCGACGCCCTCAACACCCTGCTTGCTGGCCCGTGTGCTGGTGCGACCGCCGAGGTGCCGCCGCGGGCGAGCACACCGTCGAGTACCGCGGCGATCGCCGCGTACGTGACCAAGGTCTACCGCGACCTGTTCGACCGTGACCCCGACCCGGCCGGCCTGGCGGGCTGGACCACGGCCCTGGCCCAGGGCACGGCCTACGGTGAGGTCGCCAACGGGATCACCTACAGCCGCGAGTTCCGCGCCAGCCTGATCCGGTCCTCCTACCAGCGGTACCTCGGCCGTGAACCCGACGCCGCCGGCCTCGAAGGCTGGCTGCAGGAGATGGACCGTGGCCTGCACATCGAACAGATGCAGGCCGGGTTCATCGCCTCCCCGGAGTTCTACGCCAAGGCCGGCTCCGATCCGCGCCAGTGGGTCATCGACCTGTATGCGACCGTCCTGGACCGCGCGCCTGCGGAAGCCGAGATCACCTACTGGGTGGAGCGGCTGGCCAACGGTGCGAACCGCTGGACCGTCGCGATCGGGTTCCTGTACTCCACCGAGCACCTGACCAGCGTCGTGGACGGGTACTACCTCGACCTGCTCCGCCGCAACATCGACCCGTCGGGGACTATCACCTGGGTCGGGGCCATCCAGAGCGGCGCACGCGACGAGCAGATCATCGCCAGCATCGTCTCCAGCGCCGAGTACCGGGGCAACGTCTAG
- a CDS encoding alpha/beta hydrolase, which yields MTAPLLRSWRPGALEVSSGDIEAIRRTVDTATGEFTDVTALTRNGVWEGDAADAAAANARTTLRRLDVLNEALGMLRRSLVAAADALTAAKALLDRADDLAGQYGMRVSTQGYVTFRGDRAQEPDAYRAAKDAERFAQEAIRAAWEADRDAAHAVRSIFTAAADGSTSDPTDRALVTEIALRDIPAADAHPRFVAAWWTSLSATARALLIARHPERIGNLDGVPVAARDRANRSVLTTTISGLAATLTGLQARLDALGPITGRAGPSSPHVQIAQQMADAREQLTMLEAVRDELGNGAGDYHLMLLDTELPGRAAIAIGDVATADHIAVLVPGMGSHVTNYMHTITENAARVEHTASAISAAGGGSGTVATIAWIGYHAPMDIDVLSDHAARQGAPALASTLWGIRESRVVSGDAPHVTAVTHSYGSLVGGLTARTDAPMDDWVLIGSPGVGAETVGEMGRSEDHVFVGTADGDLVGLSGNFSRRPDSDYFGATQFQTDGGSHPLAEAVTLEAEGHSEYYGQNTESLWNISSVITGHPEAVTVEPNAGEDQP from the coding sequence ATGACCGCGCCGCTGTTGCGCTCGTGGCGGCCTGGTGCGTTGGAGGTGTCCTCCGGGGACATTGAGGCGATCCGCCGCACGGTGGACACCGCCACCGGTGAGTTCACTGACGTGACGGCCCTGACCCGCAACGGTGTCTGGGAAGGTGACGCGGCCGACGCGGCCGCAGCGAACGCCCGCACGACCCTGCGCCGGCTCGATGTGCTCAACGAAGCCCTCGGGATGCTGCGCCGGTCACTGGTGGCCGCCGCCGACGCACTGACCGCGGCCAAAGCTCTGCTTGATCGGGCCGACGACCTCGCCGGTCAGTACGGGATGCGTGTCAGCACCCAGGGGTACGTCACCTTCCGTGGTGACCGCGCCCAGGAACCAGACGCCTACCGGGCAGCGAAGGACGCTGAACGGTTCGCCCAGGAGGCGATCCGGGCCGCGTGGGAGGCCGACCGGGACGCCGCCCACGCCGTTCGTTCGATCTTCACCGCCGCCGCCGACGGGAGCACCTCCGACCCCACCGACCGGGCCTTGGTCACCGAGATCGCCCTGCGGGACATCCCTGCGGCTGACGCCCACCCGCGTTTCGTCGCAGCATGGTGGACGAGCCTGTCCGCAACCGCCCGGGCCTTGCTCATCGCTCGTCACCCCGAACGGATCGGCAACCTCGACGGGGTGCCCGTTGCCGCCCGGGACCGCGCGAACCGGTCGGTACTGACCACGACGATCAGCGGGCTCGCCGCCACCCTCACGGGCCTGCAAGCCCGCCTCGACGCCCTGGGGCCGATCACCGGGCGCGCCGGCCCGTCGTCACCCCACGTCCAGATCGCCCAGCAGATGGCGGACGCCCGCGAGCAGTTGACGATGCTCGAAGCAGTCCGCGACGAGCTCGGCAACGGCGCAGGTGACTACCACCTGATGCTGCTCGACACCGAGCTGCCGGGCAGAGCCGCAATTGCGATCGGGGACGTCGCCACCGCCGACCACATCGCGGTCCTTGTCCCAGGCATGGGCTCCCACGTGACCAACTACATGCACACCATCACTGAGAACGCGGCACGCGTTGAGCACACAGCCAGTGCCATCAGCGCTGCGGGCGGCGGCTCGGGCACCGTTGCGACGATCGCATGGATCGGGTACCACGCCCCCATGGACATTGACGTGCTCTCGGACCACGCCGCGCGTCAGGGCGCCCCGGCACTCGCCTCGACCCTGTGGGGCATCCGTGAGTCACGCGTGGTCAGCGGGGACGCGCCACACGTGACCGCGGTGACCCATTCCTACGGCTCTCTGGTCGGAGGGCTCACCGCACGAACAGACGCACCGATGGACGACTGGGTGCTCATCGGCTCACCAGGGGTCGGTGCGGAGACGGTCGGCGAGATGGGCCGGAGCGAGGACCACGTCTTCGTCGGCACGGCTGACGGTGACCTCGTCGGGTTGTCCGGGAACTTCAGCCGCCGGCCGGACAGTGACTACTTCGGGGCAACTCAGTTCCAGACTGACGGCGGCAGCCACCCCCTGGCGGAGGCGGTCACCCTCGAAGCGGAGGGGCACTCGGAGTACTACGGGCAGAACACTGAGAGCTTGTGGAACATCTCATCGGTCATCACAGGGCATCCTGAGGCTGTGACCGTCGAACCGAACGCCGGAGAGGATCAGCCGTGA
- a CDS encoding IS30 family transposase — translation MFAALIARGESSAQASRIVGINPRTGKRWRNGRKVVSSSGRVLEYAPVIATRSRPEPSVRCLSQDERIRIADLRREGLSVRQVAARLGRAPSTVSRELRRHAREDGSYRPFEAHRQALKALARPRRSRLAGDEQLCEYVTCKLKAHWSPEQIAHELRVVFPDDPSRWVCTETIYQAVYRPDLGGLPRELPGRVLRRRRRQRVARRHAQARRPRSMGRMVSISHRPATVLERVEPGHWEGDLIVGSANKSAIVTLVERTTRFTLLGHLPGRFHGAEPVREAVVAALAQLPAHLRRTLTWDQGSEMALHEKITTVLDLPVYFADPHSPWQRPTNENTNGLLRDWFPKGSDLSVHPASHLELVAAELNTRPRKTLGWDTPTARLATLIST, via the coding sequence ATGTTCGCGGCGCTGATTGCCAGGGGTGAGTCCTCGGCGCAGGCGTCGAGGATCGTGGGGATCAACCCGCGCACGGGCAAGCGGTGGCGCAACGGACGCAAGGTCGTCTCTTCCAGCGGGCGGGTGCTGGAGTATGCGCCGGTGATCGCAACACGCTCCCGGCCTGAGCCCTCGGTCCGCTGCTTGTCCCAGGACGAACGGATCAGGATCGCCGACCTGCGCCGCGAGGGGCTCTCGGTCCGGCAGGTCGCGGCACGGCTGGGTCGGGCGCCTTCGACGGTCAGCCGCGAGCTGCGCCGCCACGCCCGAGAGGACGGGTCCTACCGGCCGTTCGAGGCGCACCGGCAGGCGCTCAAGGCACTGGCTCGCCCGCGCCGCTCGCGTCTGGCCGGCGATGAGCAGCTGTGCGAGTACGTGACCTGCAAGCTCAAGGCGCACTGGAGCCCGGAGCAGATCGCGCACGAGCTGCGCGTGGTCTTCCCCGACGACCCGTCGCGGTGGGTGTGCACCGAGACGATCTACCAGGCCGTCTACCGCCCCGACCTCGGCGGCCTGCCGCGTGAGCTGCCCGGGCGGGTGCTGCGCCGCCGACGCCGTCAGCGTGTCGCACGCCGCCATGCTCAGGCCCGCCGACCGCGGTCGATGGGGCGGATGGTCTCGATCAGTCATCGGCCCGCGACGGTGCTCGAGCGGGTCGAGCCCGGCCATTGGGAAGGTGACCTGATCGTCGGGTCCGCCAACAAGTCAGCGATCGTCACGCTCGTCGAGCGCACCACCCGGTTCACGCTCCTGGGTCACCTGCCGGGCCGGTTCCACGGCGCCGAACCGGTGCGTGAGGCCGTCGTCGCGGCACTCGCCCAGCTGCCGGCGCACCTGCGCCGGACCCTGACGTGGGACCAGGGCAGCGAGATGGCGTTGCACGAGAAGATCACCACGGTCCTGGACCTGCCGGTCTACTTCGCTGACCCGCACTCCCCGTGGCAGAGACCAACGAACGAGAACACCAACGGGCTGCTGCGCGACTGGTTCCCCAAGGGCTCCGACCTGTCCGTGCACCCCGCCTCGCATCTGGAACTCGTGGCCGCCGAGCTCAACACCCGACCACGCAAGACACTCGGCTGGGACACCCCCACCGCCCGCCTCGCTACGCTCATCTCGACATAG
- a CDS encoding IS1595 family transposase, which produces MAGVDYPRTHQQLVAWFSTEADCLAYLARLRWPGGFVCPGCGSDRAWRTARRGMWMCSGCGRQTSVTAGTIFHRSHTPLTTWFAAIWFVCASKNGVSASTLQQVLGFGSYETAWAWMHKLRRAMVRPERELLAGVVELDETMVGGRAKKASSVVITKVPVMVAVETPGGRKIGRIRLARADARNSNQLVDFAHRVIAPGAHIRTDGARNLRQLGEQGFTHEYRVLISSVEPAHEYLPGVHLVASLLKRWVAGTLHHGISKRQLDYYLDEFTFRFNRRSSRSRGLLFYRLLQQAVATDPHPLTSLIGGTENSV; this is translated from the coding sequence GTGGCAGGGGTGGACTACCCGCGCACCCATCAGCAGTTGGTGGCGTGGTTCTCCACGGAGGCGGACTGCCTGGCGTACCTGGCCCGGTTGCGCTGGCCGGGCGGGTTCGTGTGTCCGGGGTGCGGGTCGGACCGGGCGTGGCGCACCGCCCGGCGGGGGATGTGGATGTGCTCGGGGTGCGGGCGTCAGACGTCGGTCACGGCGGGCACGATCTTCCACCGGTCCCACACACCGTTGACGACGTGGTTCGCGGCGATCTGGTTCGTCTGCGCGTCGAAGAACGGGGTCTCGGCCAGCACGTTGCAGCAGGTCCTGGGGTTCGGGTCCTATGAGACCGCCTGGGCGTGGATGCACAAGCTGCGCCGGGCGATGGTCCGCCCCGAGCGTGAGCTGCTGGCCGGGGTCGTCGAGCTGGACGAGACGATGGTCGGTGGGCGCGCGAAGAAGGCGTCGAGCGTGGTGATCACCAAGGTCCCGGTGATGGTCGCGGTCGAGACCCCCGGGGGCCGCAAGATCGGCCGGATCCGTCTGGCCAGGGCCGATGCACGCAACTCCAACCAGCTCGTGGACTTCGCCCACCGGGTGATAGCCCCCGGCGCGCACATCCGCACCGACGGCGCCCGCAACCTGCGCCAGCTCGGCGAGCAGGGCTTCACCCACGAGTACCGGGTCCTGATCTCCTCGGTCGAGCCGGCCCACGAGTACCTGCCCGGGGTCCACCTGGTTGCCTCGCTGCTCAAACGCTGGGTCGCCGGGACCCTGCACCACGGGATCTCCAAGCGCCAGCTGGACTACTACCTCGACGAGTTCACCTTCCGGTTCAACCGTCGCTCCTCACGCTCACGCGGCCTGCTGTTCTACCGCCTGCTCCAACAAGCCGTCGCCACCGACCCCCACCCCCTGACTAGCCTCATCGGCGGCACCGAAAACAGCGTCTGA
- a CDS encoding IS1380 family transposase, giving the protein MKQTTGFYPRLTVDTSGRTAVGQAGGVLLCSTVRAAGLDVALSGELARWRRPTARHDPAKVLLDLAITLALGGDTCSDLAVVRAEPAVFGAVASDPTLSRTIATLAGDADRALAAIDRARATARARVWERAGAGAPDHDVSADAPLVVDVDATLVIAHSEKENARPTFKKGFGFHPLCAFVDHGPAGTGEPLAIMLRPGNAGSNTAADHITVISAALRQLPGARRGKSVLVRIDGAGSTHKVIDWLTGRRLSYSVGFTLPENTPDLLRLIPEHVWTEACDAHDAVRDGAWVAELTHLLDLTGWPPGMRVIARKERPHPGAQLRFDDVEGMRITAFATNTVRGQLPDLELRHRRRARCEDRIRIAKDTGLANLPLASFAANRIWCAVVALAADITAWMQMLAFADTAARRWEPKKLRYRIFTIPATLARTGRRVRLHLSARSPWAHPTLTGLSRLAELAPG; this is encoded by the coding sequence GTGAAGCAGACTACCGGGTTCTATCCGCGGCTGACGGTCGACACGAGCGGGCGGACAGCGGTGGGCCAGGCCGGTGGGGTGCTGTTGTGCTCCACGGTCCGGGCTGCGGGTCTGGACGTGGCCCTGTCGGGCGAGCTGGCCAGGTGGCGGCGGCCGACGGCCAGGCATGACCCGGCCAAGGTCCTGCTGGACCTGGCGATCACCTTGGCCCTGGGTGGGGACACCTGCTCAGACCTGGCGGTGGTCCGCGCCGAGCCGGCGGTCTTCGGGGCGGTGGCCTCCGACCCGACGCTCTCGCGCACGATCGCGACCCTTGCCGGCGACGCCGACCGGGCGCTGGCCGCGATCGACCGGGCCAGGGCCACGGCCCGAGCGCGGGTCTGGGAGCGGGCCGGGGCCGGCGCCCCGGACCATGACGTCAGCGCCGACGCCCCGCTGGTCGTGGATGTCGACGCGACCCTGGTGATCGCGCACTCGGAGAAGGAGAACGCCCGCCCGACGTTCAAGAAGGGCTTCGGGTTCCACCCGTTGTGCGCGTTCGTCGACCACGGGCCCGCCGGGACCGGTGAACCGTTGGCCATCATGCTGCGGCCCGGGAACGCCGGGTCGAACACCGCCGCCGACCACATCACCGTGATCAGCGCCGCGTTGCGTCAACTGCCCGGAGCCCGGCGCGGGAAGTCGGTGCTGGTGCGCATCGACGGGGCGGGGTCCACCCACAAGGTCATCGACTGGCTCACCGGTCGCCGGTTGTCCTACTCGGTCGGGTTCACCCTGCCCGAGAACACCCCTGACCTGCTACGACTCATCCCCGAGCACGTGTGGACCGAGGCGTGTGACGCCCACGACGCCGTCCGGGACGGGGCATGGGTCGCCGAGCTTACGCACCTGCTGGACCTGACCGGCTGGCCGCCCGGGATGCGCGTGATCGCCCGCAAGGAACGGCCCCACCCCGGAGCCCAGCTGCGGTTCGACGACGTTGAGGGGATGCGGATCACCGCGTTCGCGACCAACACCGTCCGCGGCCAGCTGCCCGACCTGGAGCTGCGCCACCGGCGCCGGGCCCGCTGCGAAGACCGGATCCGCATCGCCAAGGACACCGGCCTGGCCAACCTGCCCCTGGCCTCCTTCGCCGCCAACCGGATCTGGTGCGCCGTCGTCGCGTTGGCCGCCGACATCACCGCCTGGATGCAGATGCTCGCGTTCGCCGACACCGCGGCCCGCCGCTGGGAACCCAAGAAGCTGCGCTACCGGATCTTCACCATCCCCGCGACACTGGCCCGCACCGGACGACGCGTCCGGCTGCACCTGTCGGCCCGATCCCCCTGGGCCCACCCGACCCTGACCGGCCTGAGCCGCCTGGCCGAACTCGCCCCGGGCTGA